The region AGCTATAAAAAAAAGAAGAATGGAAAAACATATGGTAAACTAGAAAGAAAAGCAGGGAATAAAGGGAGCGGATCAAGTTGAAGCTACATACTAGTTATCCAACACAATGGATTGGTTTAAAACCAGTACGATTTCGTAAATACCGCACATGGATCAACAACCAAAAGCCAGGTATTTGTGGTACATATGTCAGTGCTGTTTTATTGCACGACACTTATTTGCATCGATACGGGGTCGATGTTTCTAAAGAAAAATTATTAAAAGGATTAAAATCAGTGATTGATGATACTTTTCCTTATCGAGGCACTTTTCCATGGGATTTGTGGCATGGATTGAATACAGTCTTAAAAGGCAATCCAGATTATCAAGCGAAGATGCTGTTTGTTCCTGACAAAAAGTTAGTTGAATTATTAAACCAACCAGATCCAATGCCGGTAGCTGTTGGAACTACTCGTTTATTAGGAAGCCGGTATAAAAACCATTGGGTACTGGTCTATGCTTACGGGTACAATAAAAAAGGAAAATTATTTTTTAAAGCTTACGATAACCACGGTCGAAGTACGGCTATTTTACCAGCCTCGCAAACGTTTGGCTGTGTCTGGCTGAGCGCAAAAAAACAAGCAGTGAAGTAAACTTCATTGCTTGTTTTTTTGATGTGATAGAGGCTGAATTGTTTTATCTGATACTGACTGCTTCAGAACGTACTTCATTTAAGCGATCGTTTACTATAGCAATAATTTTTTCGGCATCAGCCGGATTTTCTAAATCGTGCTTATCGATATCAATAATGAGAGTTGGGCTCTTATCATAAGAGGCGAACCAGCTGTCATATTGGCTATGGAGATGAGTGTAATAGTCTAACAATCCTTGATTGCCTTCGATTTGTTCGAAGACGCGTCCGCGTTTTTCGATTCGATTAAGAACTGTACTCAACGAGCCGCGAAGATAGATCAACAAATCAGGCGATTTTTTTGGCATACCGTCCAGTTCTTCCATCATGTTATCTAACAGGTCTAAATAAGTATCCATTTCGGCATCACTCATATTGCCTTCTTCATAATTAATTTTTGTGAATAAAGCATCTTCGTAAATAGAACGGTCTAAAACGTTGTTTTCATGTAAAAAGGCAGCTTTAATACTGCGAAAACGACTATTCAAGAAATAAATTTGTAGAGAAAAAGCCCATCTTTTCGGATCCTCATAAAATTTTTCTAAAATACGGTTATCGTCTACACTTTCATAAAAAGCTTCGCTTCCTAACGCATCAGATATTAATTTTGTATAAGTACTTTTACCAGCACCTATCATACCAGCTAAAACAATCACAGCTTTTTGTTCCCCTTTCACTTGACGGTCACTCTCCTATCAAAGACCGGTGTCGTCTTCGTTGATTTGCATTTATTAGTATACCATAATTTCTAAAGCGAAACGGTCAGAAATTTTGTTTATTTGCTATTTCTTGTTTAGTTTTGAACAAACCATGACAATGTTAAGTTGTTTCATTAAATGGGAAAACTGTATAAATAACTTATCCTGCTTATGTTGTAAGTTATCGACTTTTTTTAACATAATCACGAGTTGGTTCATTGAGATAGTGCTTGAATGCAGTTAAAAATAACGGATCTAAGGGCTCTTCTTTGATTGCCCATTTAGTTTTTGCTATTATTAAGTGAGAAGGAAAGCGCCTTATTTAATAGCAGACGACTTTTCGCAGTTACTGATCAATAGAATGATGAAAATTGGGAATGGAGTGTGAAGATTATGGATAGACGTGTAGAAGGAACGTATACCTCAACAGATGAAACAGTAAAAGCTGTTGAACGTTTGTTAAATGAGGGGTATGTGGCCGATGAGATTTTAATTATCACAGACAACAACCACGAGAATGAATTAGAAGATTTGACATTAGTGGATGTGGAAGCAGTAGAGACTGAAGAGGAAGACTCTTTATGGGACAAGATTAAAGATACGTTTAATTTTGGAAACTACAATGAAGGAAATGACGCAAATCCTTTAGTGGAATATGGAATAGACGCCGAAGCTGCGGAGCATTTTAATGAAGCTTTGGAAAATCGAGAAACCATCATTTTATTAGACAGCACTGCTCCTGCTAATATTGAACACTTATCTACTGT is a window of Carnobacterium mobile DSM 4848 DNA encoding:
- a CDS encoding dihydrolipoamide dehydrogenase; translated protein: MKLHTSYPTQWIGLKPVRFRKYRTWINNQKPGICGTYVSAVLLHDTYLHRYGVDVSKEKLLKGLKSVIDDTFPYRGTFPWDLWHGLNTVLKGNPDYQAKMLFVPDKKLVELLNQPDPMPVAVGTTRLLGSRYKNHWVLVYAYGYNKKGKLFFKAYDNHGRSTAILPASQTFGCVWLSAKKQAVK
- a CDS encoding deoxynucleoside kinase, producing MKGEQKAVIVLAGMIGAGKSTYTKLISDALGSEAFYESVDDNRILEKFYEDPKRWAFSLQIYFLNSRFRSIKAAFLHENNVLDRSIYEDALFTKINYEEGNMSDAEMDTYLDLLDNMMEELDGMPKKSPDLLIYLRGSLSTVLNRIEKRGRVFEQIEGNQGLLDYYTHLHSQYDSWFASYDKSPTLIIDIDKHDLENPADAEKIIAIVNDRLNEVRSEAVSIR